The genomic interval CGCCAGTTCGGAGACGCCGTGGTTGTGTGCCCAACCGACAAGGTCGTGCCGGTTGGCATCCTTGTTGGTCGTCATCAGGACGATCTGCTCGCCCTTGCGGCCGTCGGGAACGGCGATGGCGGCATGGCTGTGGTCGGGCCAGAGGGCCGAGGCAATGCTCTCCACCACGGCCAGCGATACCGTCTCGCCGCCGATCTTGGCGAAGCGCTTGAGGCGGCCCTTGATGGCGATGAAACCTTCGTCGTCGATCGACACGACGTCGCCCGTATCGTGCCAGCCACCCTCGGGCGGCTGGATCACGCCGGGCTGATCGGCCTTGATATAGCCGAGCATCACGTTCGGCCCCTTCACGAACAGCCGCCCGGCATTGGGGATGCCTTCGACCGGCTCCAGCCGCGCCTTCATGCCGGCCATCAGCCGGCCGACGGTGCCGGGGCGGTTCGCCTGCGGCTGGTTCGCCGCCACCACCGGCGCCGCCTCGGTGACGCCATAGCCCTCGAGAAGCTCGATCGCATACTTCTTGCGCAGAAGGGCGCGCGTCTCGTCGCGCAGCCTTTCGGCGCCGCATACCGCGAGCCGGAGCGAATTGAGATCGCCCTGGTCGCCGGCCCGCGCATATTGCGAGATGAAGGTGTCGGTGGAGAGCAGGATCGTCGATCCTGTCTCGCGGATGCGCTTGACGATCTCGTGCGGCTGCAGCGGCGTCGGATGGCACACGACCTTGATGCCCAGCAGAAGGGGCATCAGCGAGCCGACGGTCAGGCCGAAACAGTGAAAGGTCGGCAGCGGATTGAACA from Rhizomicrobium sp. carries:
- a CDS encoding AMP-binding protein, with amino-acid sequence MSVASIAAASGEESVIAAEAGRWQQPVFSALIDARSRFGASRAALVDGDERVLTYEEIIRASLALGHALKKGTKSGEAVGILLPTGAGAVIAFFAVSAYGRVPAMLNFTSGAAGLKSALNTAKVKRIVTAKRFVQLGKLDSLIEQLEKTYEIVYLEDVREKLSLLDKIFAAVGTFVPSLVASHAMHSSPAVILFTSGTEGEPKGVALSHANLLSNVEQVREHIDIYETDILFNPLPTFHCFGLTVGSLMPLLLGIKVVCHPTPLQPHEIVKRIRETGSTILLSTDTFISQYARAGDQGDLNSLRLAVCGAERLRDETRALLRKKYAIELLEGYGVTEAAPVVAANQPQANRPGTVGRLMAGMKARLEPVEGIPNAGRLFVKGPNVMLGYIKADQPGVIQPPEGGWHDTGDVVSIDDEGFIAIKGRLKRFAKIGGETVSLAVVESIASALWPDHSHAAIAVPDGRKGEQIVLMTTNKDANRHDLVGWAHNHGVSELAVPRRILSVDEIPVLGTGKTDYVQVEKQIKALAAAA